ATGGTCGAATAAGGTCAGAGAAAAATGCAAGTACTATTCAGACCTATGAGACTTTATATGTGGACGTGGTATCGTGTAGCAAACGATGAACAGTTTCCTAGTTGGATTATAGGGGAAATGGCGCGGATACTTGATTGATGTCACGACACGTTGAGGAGGATTTTATGAGAAATACATCGGATATGATTGAGAAATACCTCAAGGAGTTACTTTCACAGGCTACTGAAATAGAAATCAGGCGCTCAGAAATAGCTGCTAGTTTTGGGGTAGTACCTAGTCAAATCAACTATGTGATCAAAACACGCTTTACTTTACCTAAAGGATTTGAGGTTGAAAGTAAACGTGGTGGCGGCGGCTATATCCGAATTGTAAAAATTCAATATTCTGATGAACATGATTTCTTAATGGCGCTGATACCAAAGATACCTGAAAAACTCTCAGTTAGCATGTTGCAAGATTTACTACAATTGCTTTTCAATGAAAAAATCGTAGATGAACGAGAAGGTAATTTATTATTCTTGACCTTAAGCAGTCCTGTCTTAACTGATTTACAGCGAGCGATACTTTTTACCACATTGGTTCACGGTTTCGATAAACTATATTGAGGATGCTCAAGCTATCAGAGACTAATACAAGCTTACTGTCTAACAGAAACGTTTTTATGTGAATAACTAGCGTCTGATCAGCAATTAATATAAAAAGGAAATGACTAATAAATGACACAAACATATACACGTATACTTCAAGAAATATTGAAAACAGCTCGGATTTTTGCAGCTGGAAATGGCGCAGATTATGCAGAAACACAACATGTTTTAGCGGGTATGTTATCTGTAAACGATAGTTTTAGCCAAAATATTTTAACTGATCATGATGTGACGATTGACATGGCTTTGGCAGAAATCGAGAATCATCAGTTACCAGAAAAAACGCTGCAGGTATCTCATATCAAATTTTCACCCAAAGTCGAACGGTTATTATCAGAGTCTGATGCCTTTGCCATGCAAAATCACTTATCAGAGACTGGTTCTGAGCACTTGCTATATGTCCTGCTAACAGATGATGACAATGTTGCTAAGAAACTATTAGAGTTGAATAAAATCAAGATTACTGACATTGTCAAAGATCTAGTTGAATTGGGTAATCTGACTGTCAAAAAATCCACTAGAAAAGCTGTAACACCGATGGGGAAACGAGATGCGGCGTCGGATGTTTCTCCATCTAGCTTAACACCAACGCTTGACTCTGTAGCGCGTGACGTCACAGAGGATGCAAGGCAAGGTCTCATCGACCCTATGATTGGGAGAGATAAAGAAATTGAACGCGTCATTCATATTTTAAGTCGTCGTACCAAAAATAATCCTGTACTCGTTGGTGAGCCAGGTGTTGGTAAATCAGCAATTATTGAAGGACTTGCACAACGTATCGTAGACGGAAATATTCCGATTAGCCTGCAAGGCAGCCGCTTGATGTCGTTGAATATTGCTAATGTGGTTGCAGGAACTAAATTTCGAGGCGAATTTGAGGACCGTATGACGGCTATCGTAGACGAAGTCAGCCAAGATGCGAATACGATTGTCTTTGTGGACGAATTACATACGATTGTTGGTGCTGGCGGAGGAACTGACTCTGTTACAGATGCCTCTAATATCATGAAACCAGCACTGGCTCGAGGCGAGTTTAAGTTGATTGGTGCAACAACTTTTAATGAGTATCAAAAGTATATCGAAAAAGATGCAGCCTTAGAACGTCGGTTTGCTAAAGTAACGGTTGAGGAACCAACTGCAAATGAAACTGTTGCCATTTTACAGGGCTTAAAGGCGACCTTCGAAAGTTTTCATCAGGTTAGTTTTGACGAAGAAGCGATTAAATCTGCTGTTCAGCTCAGTGTTCGCTACATGCCAAGTCGCAGATTACCTGATAAGGCGATAGACTTACTAGATGAAGCAGCAGCAGCTGTCAAAATAACAGCCAAAAATAATTTACTAGAACAAAGTCAACTTGAAAAGCAAATTATGTCCTTAGAAACGCAACTCCAAGAAGCAGTTATAAATAAGACGTTTAAGGAAGCAAAGGCTTTAAATATCTCACTTGAGAAACAGATTAAGAAACGCGAAAAAACAATCAGTAAAAAGCATATCAGTCGGGTAAAAGAAACGGATGTATTTTCTGTTGTCTCTAATTTAACTGGTGTACCAGTTACACAAATGAGTAAAAGCGAGATGAAACGCCTAGTTAATTTGGAAAAAGAGTTACACAAGCGTGTTATTGGGCAAAGTGAAGCAGTTAGCGCAGTAGCAAACGCGATTCGCAGAAGCCGTTCGGGTATCTCTGATGATAAACGGCCGATGGGATCCTTCATGTTTTTAGGTCCAACAGGTGTTGGTAAAACAGAACTTGCTAAAGCACTGGCAAAAACTGTATTTGGCGATGAATCCAGTATGATCCGGATTGACATGAGCGAGTACATGGAGAAATTTAATACGAGCCGTTTAGTCGGTGCGCCTCCAGGTTACGTAGGCTATGAAGAAGGCGGACAGCTGACAGAACAAGTACGCAATAAACCTTATGCAGTCGTCCTTTTTGATGAGGCGGAAAAAGCACATCCAGATGTCTTTAACTTACTGTTACAAATTCTCGATGATGGGTTTATTACAGATGGAAAAGGCCGCAAAGTTGATTTTCGAAATACAATCATTATCATGACCAGTAATTTGGGCGCAACAGCCTTACGTGATGAAAAGACGGTCGGCTTTGGTACGACAAATCAATCAGCTGATTATGCAGCCATGAAAGCTAGAATACTGGAAGAGCTGAAAAAACAATATCGACCTGAGTTTTTGAATCGGATAGATGAAAGTATCGTGTTTCATCCCTTGGCTGAAAAGGAATTATCTGATATCGTCAAGATTATGGTACAGCCTTTAGTTGACAGATTAGCCAACAGACAGATCAACTTGAAATTATCAGCAAATGCTTACCAGCTAATTGCTAAACATGGCTTTGATCCTGAATACGGTGCAAGACCAATTAGAAAAGCCTTAGAAAAAGAACTTGAAAACCAACTTTCAGATAAGCTATTGGTAGGTGATATTGTAGCGGGTAGCCTAGTAACAGTGGGTACTATGAGTGATAAGCTAACAATCAAGATAAAATGATTCGTGAAAAACCGCTAAATATTTGTTAAAAAATCGGTTTCACGGTATAATGAGATTATAAAAGATGAAGAGGTGGCTATCATGATTAAATTTAATATTCGCGGTGAAAACATCGAAGTAACAGACAGCATCCGAAGCTATGTCGAAGAAAAAATCAGCAAACTTGAAAAATACTTCACTGAGAACCAAGAGTTAACAGCTCATGTGAATCTGAAGGTTTATGCAGAAAAAACATCAAAAGTTGAAGTCACGATTCCTGCAAAAAATATTACCTTGCGTGCTGAGGATACATCTCAAGAACTTTACGGTTCAATTGATCTCGTTCAAGAAAAATTAGAGCGTCAAATCAGAAAATATAAAACAAAAGTTCAAAAGAAACGTAACAATATTGCAACAGGGAAAGTCTTTGAAACTTTTGTAGAGTTGTCTGCTGAAGAAGAGATAGATGAACAAAATGTTGAAATTGTACGGACTAAAAATATTGACTTAAAACCGATGGACGCAGAAGAAGCAGTTTTACAGATGGATCTTGTTGACCATGATTTCTTTATCTTTAATGATGCTGAAACAAATGCGACAAGCATTGTCTACCGTAGAGAAGATGGTAACATTGGCTTAATCGAAACAAAATAAGAGTTGCGTTTAATCTTGAAAAGCTCATAAGAATTTATGAGCTTTTTGTATTATCTAATCATATGATTAATGAAAGGTAACGATATGAAAATTTTCTGTAAAAAAAGCTAGTGTATCGTGTTTTTTCTTGAACAAATTGTAAAATAGTGGTAATATAAGGTAGTAATTAAAAAAATGCCATCGGGTGTTTAAAATTAAAGGAGACAAAAAATGTCAATTATTACTGATGTTTACGCTCGCGAAGTCCTAGACTCACGCGGTAACCCAACTATCGAAGTAGAAGTTTACACTGAATCAGGCGCATTTGGCCGTGGTATGGTACCTTCAGGTGCTTCTACTGGTGAACACGAAGCTGTTGAGCTCCGTGATGGTGACAAATCTCGTTACCTTGGTAAAGGCGTACAAAAAGCTGTTGACAACGTAAACAACGTTATCGCTGAAGCTATTATTGGTTACGATGTTCGTGATCAACAAGCTATCGACCGTGCGATGATCGCATTGGACGGAACACCAACTAAAGGTAAACTTGGTGCTAACGCAATTCTTGGTGTGTCTATCGCTGCTGCTCGCGCTGCTGCTGACTTCCTTGAAATCCCACTTTACCACTACCTTGGTGGTTTCAATACGAAAGTATTGCCAACTCCAATGATGAACATCATCAATGGTGGTTCGCATGCTGACAACTCTATTGACTTCCAAGAATTCATGATCATGCCAGTTGGCGCGCCTACTTTCAAAGAAGCGCTCCGTTATGGTGCAGAAGTATTCCACGCTTTGGCTTCAATCCTTAAGGCTAAAGGTTATTCTACTGCTGTTGGTGATGAAGGTGGATTTGCTCCTAACCTTAAATCAAATGATGAAGGTTTCGAAGTGATCATCGAAGCAATCGAAAAAGCTGGTTATGTGCCAGGTAAAGATATCGTTTTAGCTATGGATGCTGCATCTTCTGAATTCTACAACAAAGAAAAAGGCGTTTACGAATTTGGTAAATTAGCTAACAAACCAGAAGAAGAGTGGGAACTTAAAACTGAGAAAGAAATGATTTCTTACTACGAAGGTCTCGTAGCTAAATTCCCAATCATCTCTATCGAAGATGGTCTTGACGAAAACGACTGGGCTGGATGGGTTGAATTTACTAAAGCACTTGGTAAGAAAATCCAAATCGTTGGTGATGACTTCTTCGTTACGAACACAGACTACCTTAAACGTGGTATCGCTGAAGGCGCATCAAACTCAATTCTTATCAAAGTTAACCAAATCGGTACTTTGACTGAAACGTTTGAAGCAATCGAAATGGCTAAAGAAGCTGGTTTCACTGCTGTTGTCTCTCACCGTTCTGGTGAAACTGAAGATTCTACAATCTCAGACATCGCTGTTGCAACTAATGCTGGTCAAATCAAAACTGGTTCATTGTCACGTACTGACCGTATTGCTAAATACAACCAATTACTTCGTATCGAAGATCAACTTGGTGAAGTTGCAGTTTACAAAGGTCTTGACTCATTCTACAACATCAAAGACAAATCAAGCTTCTAATTCGTTAGCTGTATTGATTGATAAAAACCGCTATCAACTTGATGGCGGTTTTTTGATGCTTAGCATCACAAATCGTGTATGAAATAGAAAAAAGCCAATCTAGTTGTGTGGCCTGCACGTAACTAGATTAGCTTTTTTTTAACCTTCTATATAAGTTTTAAGCGCTTGTCCTGTCAGACCACTATTTAAAGCAATCAGTAATTTGAGACGGGCTTTTTGACTATTGAGTTCTTTGACAAACATGACACCTGCCTTGGCAAGTGCAACACCACCACCTTCATAGCCATAGACTGCTTCTGCGATACCGTTGAAACATCTAGATACAAGAATGACCGGCGTTCCCTTAGCGATTAAATCCGTCAGGTAAGGCACTGCATCAGGTGGTAGATTACCCGCACCTAATGCTTCAATCACGAGGCCATCGATACGCTCAGAATCAAGGAGTACTAAAATACCGGCTCCCATACCTGCGTATGCCTTGATAATCGGAATCGTGCCTTTAATCTCAGATAAGTCAAATCTAACTCTTGCTTCAGCAGTTTGAAAATATAAACTATCATGCTTGGTTAAAAGACCTAATGGACCGTGGGTCGGCGTTTGAAAGGTTGATACGTTTGTGGTATGCGTTTTTGTCACATATTTAGCGGCATGAATTTCATCGTTCATAACGACTAATACGCCCTTTCCAACTGCTTTATCATCTGCGGCAACACGAAGGGCGCTTCTATAATTATAAACGCCATCACTACCAAGCTCATTTGAACTTCTCATGGCACCGGTTAACACGACGGGCTTGTCATCCGGTAAGGCAAGTGTATCTAGAAAATAGGCTGTTTCTTCAAGAGTATCAGTCCCATGTGTGATGACTGCGCCATCAAAATAAGGCAGTTTTTGTTTAAGCTCTTGATAGATGATCAACATGTGCTGTGGTGTAATATGTGGGCTAGGTAGATTGAGTAAATCAATGCTGCTAATCTCTATGTTATCAAATCTTGTTAGTTGCACGTGAGTCATAGGGTTAACATCACCAGGTAAGATCTGGCCATCTGCTTCATGCATGCTAATTGTCCCACCTGTGTGGATAACTAATATTTTTT
The DNA window shown above is from Lactococcus paracarnosus and carries:
- a CDS encoding asparaginase, which encodes MKKILVIHTGGTISMHEADGQILPGDVNPMTHVQLTRFDNIEISSIDLLNLPSPHITPQHMLIIYQELKQKLPYFDGAVITHGTDTLEETAYFLDTLALPDDKPVVLTGAMRSSNELGSDGVYNYRSALRVAADDKAVGKGVLVVMNDEIHAAKYVTKTHTTNVSTFQTPTHGPLGLLTKHDSLYFQTAEARVRFDLSEIKGTIPIIKAYAGMGAGILVLLDSERIDGLVIEALGAGNLPPDAVPYLTDLIAKGTPVILVSRCFNGIAEAVYGYEGGGVALAKAGVMFVKELNSQKARLKLLIALNSGLTGQALKTYIEG
- the eno gene encoding phosphopyruvate hydratase, with product MSIITDVYAREVLDSRGNPTIEVEVYTESGAFGRGMVPSGASTGEHEAVELRDGDKSRYLGKGVQKAVDNVNNVIAEAIIGYDVRDQQAIDRAMIALDGTPTKGKLGANAILGVSIAAARAAADFLEIPLYHYLGGFNTKVLPTPMMNIINGGSHADNSIDFQEFMIMPVGAPTFKEALRYGAEVFHALASILKAKGYSTAVGDEGGFAPNLKSNDEGFEVIIEAIEKAGYVPGKDIVLAMDAASSEFYNKEKGVYEFGKLANKPEEEWELKTEKEMISYYEGLVAKFPIISIEDGLDENDWAGWVEFTKALGKKIQIVGDDFFVTNTDYLKRGIAEGASNSILIKVNQIGTLTETFEAIEMAKEAGFTAVVSHRSGETEDSTISDIAVATNAGQIKTGSLSRTDRIAKYNQLLRIEDQLGEVAVYKGLDSFYNIKDKSSF
- a CDS encoding ATP-dependent Clp protease ATP-binding subunit, whose product is MTQTYTRILQEILKTARIFAAGNGADYAETQHVLAGMLSVNDSFSQNILTDHDVTIDMALAEIENHQLPEKTLQVSHIKFSPKVERLLSESDAFAMQNHLSETGSEHLLYVLLTDDDNVAKKLLELNKIKITDIVKDLVELGNLTVKKSTRKAVTPMGKRDAASDVSPSSLTPTLDSVARDVTEDARQGLIDPMIGRDKEIERVIHILSRRTKNNPVLVGEPGVGKSAIIEGLAQRIVDGNIPISLQGSRLMSLNIANVVAGTKFRGEFEDRMTAIVDEVSQDANTIVFVDELHTIVGAGGGTDSVTDASNIMKPALARGEFKLIGATTFNEYQKYIEKDAALERRFAKVTVEEPTANETVAILQGLKATFESFHQVSFDEEAIKSAVQLSVRYMPSRRLPDKAIDLLDEAAAAVKITAKNNLLEQSQLEKQIMSLETQLQEAVINKTFKEAKALNISLEKQIKKREKTISKKHISRVKETDVFSVVSNLTGVPVTQMSKSEMKRLVNLEKELHKRVIGQSEAVSAVANAIRRSRSGISDDKRPMGSFMFLGPTGVGKTELAKALAKTVFGDESSMIRIDMSEYMEKFNTSRLVGAPPGYVGYEEGGQLTEQVRNKPYAVVLFDEAEKAHPDVFNLLLQILDDGFITDGKGRKVDFRNTIIIMTSNLGATALRDEKTVGFGTTNQSADYAAMKARILEELKKQYRPEFLNRIDESIVFHPLAEKELSDIVKIMVQPLVDRLANRQINLKLSANAYQLIAKHGFDPEYGARPIRKALEKELENQLSDKLLVGDIVAGSLVTVGTMSDKLTIKIK
- the hpf gene encoding ribosome hibernation-promoting factor, HPF/YfiA family; translated protein: MIKFNIRGENIEVTDSIRSYVEEKISKLEKYFTENQELTAHVNLKVYAEKTSKVEVTIPAKNITLRAEDTSQELYGSIDLVQEKLERQIRKYKTKVQKKRNNIATGKVFETFVELSAEEEIDEQNVEIVRTKNIDLKPMDAEEAVLQMDLVDHDFFIFNDAETNATSIVYRREDGNIGLIETK
- a CDS encoding CtsR family transcriptional regulator, which translates into the protein MRNTSDMIEKYLKELLSQATEIEIRRSEIAASFGVVPSQINYVIKTRFTLPKGFEVESKRGGGGYIRIVKIQYSDEHDFLMALIPKIPEKLSVSMLQDLLQLLFNEKIVDEREGNLLFLTLSSPVLTDLQRAILFTTLVHGFDKLY